Proteins co-encoded in one Pseudarthrobacter chlorophenolicus A6 genomic window:
- a CDS encoding AAA family ATPase, producing MSRFVLITPNTEFERRVRMATAGMTGSLQFFQADYLPQSPEEVLRQMLGEPPEVFILGPGLPSEDALKFASVMDLQYPEISLILAAGDSPDLAIQAMRAGIRDLLDPSAEADHIRIIVERASLASAGRRRGLAPSSSEHKEHAAGGRIIAVISPKGGVGKTTVATNIAVGLGQIAPMGVVIVDLDLQFGDVASGLMLEPEHTITDAVVGAASQDSMVLKTYLTLHPAGIYALCAPKNPVEMDRISGEHVSHLLSQLRQEFQYVVVDTAPGLGEHVLATLDLASDAVWICGMDVPSIRGLRTGNQILAELGLLPETRHVVLNMADRRSGLTLRDVEATIGAPVDIVLPRSRNLPFSTNKGVPLLQDNNRDPATKGLRQLVERFKPNWEARPHKKLHRRAVVQ from the coding sequence ATGAGCCGCTTCGTACTTATCACCCCTAACACGGAGTTCGAGCGCCGCGTTCGCATGGCAACTGCGGGAATGACTGGCTCCCTCCAGTTCTTCCAGGCAGACTACCTCCCGCAGAGCCCTGAAGAGGTCCTTCGGCAAATGCTGGGCGAACCCCCTGAGGTGTTCATTCTTGGACCAGGTCTCCCGTCGGAGGACGCACTCAAGTTCGCTTCCGTGATGGACCTCCAGTATCCGGAGATCAGCTTGATCCTGGCAGCTGGGGATTCGCCGGACTTGGCTATCCAGGCGATGCGCGCTGGTATCCGTGACCTCCTGGACCCCTCCGCAGAAGCAGACCACATCAGAATCATCGTTGAGCGGGCCAGCCTCGCATCAGCCGGCCGCAGGAGGGGCCTCGCCCCCAGCAGTTCCGAGCATAAAGAGCACGCCGCCGGCGGTCGCATCATCGCCGTCATCTCTCCCAAGGGCGGTGTTGGGAAAACGACTGTAGCCACGAACATTGCCGTGGGACTTGGCCAAATCGCACCCATGGGTGTGGTGATTGTCGACCTTGATCTGCAGTTCGGAGATGTTGCAAGCGGTCTGATGCTCGAGCCGGAGCACACAATTACCGACGCGGTAGTCGGCGCTGCGAGCCAGGACTCTATGGTCCTCAAGACCTATCTCACGCTGCATCCGGCGGGTATCTACGCTCTGTGCGCGCCGAAGAATCCGGTCGAAATGGACCGGATCAGCGGCGAACACGTTAGCCATCTCCTGTCTCAGCTGCGCCAAGAGTTCCAGTACGTCGTCGTCGACACGGCCCCGGGGCTAGGGGAACACGTGCTGGCAACTCTGGATCTGGCATCGGACGCAGTGTGGATCTGTGGGATGGACGTTCCAAGCATTCGGGGCCTTCGCACGGGGAATCAAATTCTCGCCGAGCTTGGCTTGCTTCCCGAGACGCGACACGTTGTCCTCAATATGGCTGACCGCCGGAGTGGCCTAACCCTTCGTGACGTTGAGGCAACAATCGGGGCTCCAGTTGACATCGTCCTCCCACGGTCCCGGAACCTGCCGTTTTCGACGAACAAGGGTGTCCCCCTGCTCCAGGACAACAACAGGGACCCCGCCACGAAGGGCTTGCGTCAACTCGTTGAACGCTTCAAACCGAATTGGGAAGCCAGACCACACAAGAAGTTGCATCGAAGGGCGGTAGTCCAGTGA